One Phoenix dactylifera cultivar Barhee BC4 chromosome 14, palm_55x_up_171113_PBpolish2nd_filt_p, whole genome shotgun sequence DNA window includes the following coding sequences:
- the LOC103697712 gene encoding pentatricopeptide repeat-containing protein At5g14080 isoform X2, with translation MAPPPPAVATAARRLSRALLSAAKPSRSWTPALEQTLHRFLLSPPHRPAAFPLTPSLVAAAIDPHLLRHHPLAAGLFHWASQQPGFSHSPESFHSLLKSLALSHQPHSLQSLLKLARARKVPLFPSSYHLAISSLLFCGKTLEAAELIEQATADAGEDLPSAIYNSLLAAVASDGFLHLARKVSDRMLRRGIRFNDVGFGVYVGKVCRVEEFDRTLSLVEQIKQRFCEINGSVIAALIVDGLCRVGRIEDAWHALEELRSRGCKPDFIAYRIVSEGFRVVGRVEEAMKILKQKRKLGVAPRANDYREFILSLISERRIQEAKDLGEAIVGGDFPIEDDVLNALVESVSAIDPDSAVSFCMYMIGKERFPSLTMLCNLSRNLCKNGKSDEMWDVFKVLSEKGYFSGVGQYNVMVSFLCKAGRLREAYDMFKEMKKKGFGPDISSYNMVMEACCREDLLRPAKKLWDEMFANGCSANLQTYNILIRKLPEAGQIDEAQHLFHHMLEKGVPPDNVTYTSLIKALCLEKKLEEAIEICNRSMKQDVVLAGSTLNMLILTLCQEGPNGDLTSWNHVVPFNNLLLGPIEELDFFY, from the exons ATGGCCCCTCCGCCGCCTGCCGTCGCTACCGCCGCCCGCCGCCTCAGCCGCGCCCTCCTCTCGGCCGCGAAGCCCTCTCGGTCCTGGACCCCTGCCCTCGAGCAAACCCTCCACCGCTTCCTCCTCTCGCCTCCCCATCGACCAGCCGCCTTCCCCCTCACCCCGTCCCTCGTCGCCGCAGCCATCGACCCCCACCTCCTCCGCCACCACCCACTCGCCGCCGGCCTCTTCCACTGGGCCTCACAGCAGCCGGGCTTCTCCCACTCCCCGGAGTCCTTCCACTCCCTCCTCAAATCCCTTGCCCTCTCCCACCAGCCCCACTCCCTCCAATCCCTCCTCAAACTCGCTAGAGCCCGAAAAGTTCCTCTTTTTCCCTCTTCCTACCATCTCGCCATATCCTCGCTCTTGTTCTGCGGCAAGACCCTTGAAGCCGCCGAGCTCATCGAGCAGGCTACCGCCGACGCCGGTGAGGACCTGCCCTCAGCGATATACAATTCCCTACTCGCTGCGGTTGCCTCCGATGGGTTTCTACATCTCGCAAGAAAGGTGTCTGATAGAATGCTCAGGAGAGGCATTAGGTTTAATGATGTTGGTTTTGGTGTTTACGTTGGCAAAGTTTGTAGAGTGGAAGAATTTGATAGAACTTTAAGTTTAGTCGAGCAAATAAAGCAGCGATTCTGTGAGATTAATGGGTCGGTCATTGCTGCTTTGATTGTAGATGGGCTTTGCCGGGTGGGGAGGATTGAGGACGCTTGGCATGCTTTGGAGGAGCTTAGAAGCCGAGGCTGCAAACCTGATTTTATTGCGTATAGGATAGTTTCAGAAGGATTTAGAGTGGTTGGTAGGGTGGAGGAAGCCATGAAGATTTTGAAACAGAAGAGAAAGCTTGGGGTGGCACCGAGAGCAAATGATTATAGGGAATTCATTCTTTCTTTGATATCAGAGAGAAGAATCCAGGAGGCGaaggacttgggtgaagcaaTAGTGGGAGGGGATTTTCCAATTGAGGATGATGTGCTTAATGCATTGGTTGAATCGGTTTCGGCCATTGATCCTGACTCGGCAGTCTCGTTCTGCATGTACATGATTGGGAAGGAAAGGTTCCCAAGCCTCACAATGCTGTGCAATTTGAGTAGGAATCTTTGCAAGAATGGGAAGAGTGATGAAATGTGGGATGTGTTTAAGGTCCTTTCAGAAAAGGGTTATTTTTCAGGGGTGGGGCAGTACAATGTGATGGTGTCATTTCTGTGCAAGGCAGGAAGACTGAGGGAAGCCTATGACATGTTTaaggagatgaagaagaagggatTTGGTCCTGATATTTCCTCTTATAATATGGTGATGGAAGCTTGTTGCAGAGAGGACCTTCTACGCCCTGCTAAGAAGCTATGGGATGAGATGTTTGCGAATGGGTGTAGTGCAAATCTGCAGACTTATAATATCCTTATCCGAAAATTACCAGAAGCTGGGCAAATTGATGAAGCTCAGCACCTTTTTCATCACATGTTGGAGAAAGGGGTCCCCCCTGATAATGTTACCTACACATCACTCATCAAAGCTTTGTGTCTGGAAAAGAAGTTAGAGGAGGCAATTGAGATCTGTAACAGGTCCATGAAACAAGATGTTGTACTTGCTGGTTCCACATTGAATATGCTAATTCTTACTCTCTGTCAGGAAG GACCGAATGGGGACTTGACCAGTTGGAACCACGTTGTACCTTTTAATAACTTGCTCTTAGGGCCTATAGAAGAGCTTGATTTCTTTTATTGA
- the LOC103697712 gene encoding pentatricopeptide repeat-containing protein At5g14080 isoform X1: protein MAPPPPAVATAARRLSRALLSAAKPSRSWTPALEQTLHRFLLSPPHRPAAFPLTPSLVAAAIDPHLLRHHPLAAGLFHWASQQPGFSHSPESFHSLLKSLALSHQPHSLQSLLKLARARKVPLFPSSYHLAISSLLFCGKTLEAAELIEQATADAGEDLPSAIYNSLLAAVASDGFLHLARKVSDRMLRRGIRFNDVGFGVYVGKVCRVEEFDRTLSLVEQIKQRFCEINGSVIAALIVDGLCRVGRIEDAWHALEELRSRGCKPDFIAYRIVSEGFRVVGRVEEAMKILKQKRKLGVAPRANDYREFILSLISERRIQEAKDLGEAIVGGDFPIEDDVLNALVESVSAIDPDSAVSFCMYMIGKERFPSLTMLCNLSRNLCKNGKSDEMWDVFKVLSEKGYFSGVGQYNVMVSFLCKAGRLREAYDMFKEMKKKGFGPDISSYNMVMEACCREDLLRPAKKLWDEMFANGCSANLQTYNILIRKLPEAGQIDEAQHLFHHMLEKGVPPDNVTYTSLIKALCLEKKLEEAIEICNRSMKQDVVLAGSTLNMLILTLCQEGNFGAASSVIHGLPSNIENSDSHVILLKSLTDAGEVEMAIKHIEWVGNNSPFKLQAILDELLSSLSTAPNLEPILQLLRTMHDHGLVSDNSPWANLLDGYFI, encoded by the exons ATGGCCCCTCCGCCGCCTGCCGTCGCTACCGCCGCCCGCCGCCTCAGCCGCGCCCTCCTCTCGGCCGCGAAGCCCTCTCGGTCCTGGACCCCTGCCCTCGAGCAAACCCTCCACCGCTTCCTCCTCTCGCCTCCCCATCGACCAGCCGCCTTCCCCCTCACCCCGTCCCTCGTCGCCGCAGCCATCGACCCCCACCTCCTCCGCCACCACCCACTCGCCGCCGGCCTCTTCCACTGGGCCTCACAGCAGCCGGGCTTCTCCCACTCCCCGGAGTCCTTCCACTCCCTCCTCAAATCCCTTGCCCTCTCCCACCAGCCCCACTCCCTCCAATCCCTCCTCAAACTCGCTAGAGCCCGAAAAGTTCCTCTTTTTCCCTCTTCCTACCATCTCGCCATATCCTCGCTCTTGTTCTGCGGCAAGACCCTTGAAGCCGCCGAGCTCATCGAGCAGGCTACCGCCGACGCCGGTGAGGACCTGCCCTCAGCGATATACAATTCCCTACTCGCTGCGGTTGCCTCCGATGGGTTTCTACATCTCGCAAGAAAGGTGTCTGATAGAATGCTCAGGAGAGGCATTAGGTTTAATGATGTTGGTTTTGGTGTTTACGTTGGCAAAGTTTGTAGAGTGGAAGAATTTGATAGAACTTTAAGTTTAGTCGAGCAAATAAAGCAGCGATTCTGTGAGATTAATGGGTCGGTCATTGCTGCTTTGATTGTAGATGGGCTTTGCCGGGTGGGGAGGATTGAGGACGCTTGGCATGCTTTGGAGGAGCTTAGAAGCCGAGGCTGCAAACCTGATTTTATTGCGTATAGGATAGTTTCAGAAGGATTTAGAGTGGTTGGTAGGGTGGAGGAAGCCATGAAGATTTTGAAACAGAAGAGAAAGCTTGGGGTGGCACCGAGAGCAAATGATTATAGGGAATTCATTCTTTCTTTGATATCAGAGAGAAGAATCCAGGAGGCGaaggacttgggtgaagcaaTAGTGGGAGGGGATTTTCCAATTGAGGATGATGTGCTTAATGCATTGGTTGAATCGGTTTCGGCCATTGATCCTGACTCGGCAGTCTCGTTCTGCATGTACATGATTGGGAAGGAAAGGTTCCCAAGCCTCACAATGCTGTGCAATTTGAGTAGGAATCTTTGCAAGAATGGGAAGAGTGATGAAATGTGGGATGTGTTTAAGGTCCTTTCAGAAAAGGGTTATTTTTCAGGGGTGGGGCAGTACAATGTGATGGTGTCATTTCTGTGCAAGGCAGGAAGACTGAGGGAAGCCTATGACATGTTTaaggagatgaagaagaagggatTTGGTCCTGATATTTCCTCTTATAATATGGTGATGGAAGCTTGTTGCAGAGAGGACCTTCTACGCCCTGCTAAGAAGCTATGGGATGAGATGTTTGCGAATGGGTGTAGTGCAAATCTGCAGACTTATAATATCCTTATCCGAAAATTACCAGAAGCTGGGCAAATTGATGAAGCTCAGCACCTTTTTCATCACATGTTGGAGAAAGGGGTCCCCCCTGATAATGTTACCTACACATCACTCATCAAAGCTTTGTGTCTGGAAAAGAAGTTAGAGGAGGCAATTGAGATCTGTAACAGGTCCATGAAACAAGATGTTGTACTTGCTGGTTCCACATTGAATATGCTAATTCTTACTCTCTGTCAGGAAG GTAATTTTGGTGCAGCTTCTTCTGTGATACATGGGCTGCCTTCTAATATTGAAAACTCTGACTCACATGTCATTTTGCTAAAGAGCTTGACAGATGCCGGAGAAGTTGAGATGGCTATTAAGCACATAGAATGGGTCGGGAATAACTCTCCTTTCAAGTTACAAGCAATATTAGATGAGCTTTTGTCATCTCTTTCTACAGCCCCAAACCTAGAGCCTATTTTGCAACTTCTTCGAACAATGCACGACCATGGCCTTGTTTCTGACAATAGTCCATGGGCAAATTTGTTGGACGGCTATTTCATCTGA
- the LOC103697711 gene encoding TPD1 protein homolog 1-like gives MAAAAKLLFVALSFCILVTGRSQICNLSTVQVQQTNTGGKNGYDPIFEVEVKNLCRCELTNVFLHSEGFASSMAVDPKLFRQELGGYLVNDGKGIPSLMSVKFQYAWDRAFKMAPSALQVSCQESRKELLMDTV, from the exons ATGGCAGCTGCTGCCAAGCTTCTCTTTGTTGCGCTTTCTTTCTGCATCCTTGTAACAG GGAGGAGCCAAATCTGCAACCTCTCAACTGTTCAAGTTCAGCAAACCAACACTGGAGGGAAGAATGGCTATGATCCTATATTTGAGGTGGAGGTGAAGAATCTCTGCCGATGCGAGCTGACGAATGTGTTCTTGCATTCGGAGGGATTCGCCAGCTCTATGGCAGTTGATCCCAAGTTATTTCGACAAGAGCTTGGTGGCTACCTTGTGAATGATGGAAAGGGAATTCCCAGCTTGATGTCTGTCAAGTTCCAGTATGCATGGGATAGGGCCTTCAAGATGGCTCCTTCAGCCTTGCAGGTTAGCTGCCAGGAAAGTAGGAAGGAATTATTGATGGACACAGTGTAA